One genomic segment of Micromonospora sp. WMMC415 includes these proteins:
- the asnB gene encoding asparagine synthase (glutamine-hydrolyzing) yields the protein MCGLLAFFSARGDAAAHRDHIAGALECLHHRGPDETGVEVVGDATGRYADGVFAHKRLAIIDVASSHEPLPYANGRYLLTFNGEIYNYIELREELARDFGAQFATAGDGEVIVAGYHYWGERVLTRLRGMFAFVIWDRQERRAFGGRDYFGIKPLHYLETADGLYLASEKKALLPFAPANYAGDAGIDTANLSHYLTLQYVPEPGTLHQGIRRIGSGEYLTWTPGGRIDVRRWYRPVFRPAPVPDEQKLYHEIRETLRESVRMHMRSDVPVGSFLSSGIDSTAVVALAREFNPNILTFTVGYDVPGYSEIDVAQESARHLDVTTIPTKIGPQDMIEALPKIVWHLDDPVADPALVPLYFVAKKAAEHVTVVLSGEGADEFFGGYTIYREPLSLSTVNGLPGGVQKGLRAVSKAIPQGVKGKSFLERGTTPIEERYYGNARMFTEEEKQQLLRRYDPSVRYTDVTAPIYAECTELDDVTKMQYVDLYTWLRGDILVKADRISMAHSLEVRVPFLDREVFEVASKIPVELKLPPRSDATKYAMRQALQGVVPPAIVNRKKLGFPTPTRVWLRGEMYEWARHVLATSGAGDLLDLSYALRLLEEHKREEADHSRKVWTVLIFCIWHAIFVAKTLDPGIQRNQSALLTKPVVGSMVR from the coding sequence ATGTGCGGACTCCTGGCCTTCTTCAGCGCGCGCGGCGACGCCGCCGCCCACCGCGACCACATCGCCGGGGCGTTGGAATGCCTACACCACCGCGGCCCGGACGAGACCGGGGTCGAGGTGGTCGGCGACGCGACCGGCCGGTACGCGGACGGGGTGTTCGCCCACAAGCGGCTGGCGATCATCGACGTGGCCTCCAGCCACGAGCCGCTGCCGTACGCGAACGGGCGCTACCTGCTGACCTTCAACGGCGAGATCTACAACTACATCGAGCTGCGGGAGGAGTTGGCCCGCGACTTCGGCGCGCAGTTCGCCACGGCGGGCGACGGCGAGGTGATCGTCGCCGGCTACCACTACTGGGGTGAGCGGGTGCTCACGCGGCTGCGGGGCATGTTCGCGTTCGTCATCTGGGACCGGCAGGAGCGGCGCGCGTTCGGCGGCCGGGACTACTTCGGCATCAAACCGCTGCACTACCTGGAGACCGCCGACGGCCTCTACCTCGCCTCCGAGAAGAAGGCACTGCTGCCGTTCGCACCGGCCAACTACGCCGGTGACGCCGGCATCGACACGGCGAACCTCAGTCACTACCTGACCCTCCAGTACGTGCCCGAGCCGGGCACCCTGCACCAGGGCATCCGCCGGATCGGCTCCGGCGAGTACCTGACCTGGACGCCGGGCGGTCGCATCGACGTCCGCCGCTGGTACCGGCCGGTCTTCCGGCCCGCCCCGGTCCCGGACGAGCAGAAGCTCTACCACGAGATCCGGGAGACGCTGCGGGAGAGCGTCCGGATGCACATGCGCTCGGACGTGCCGGTCGGCTCGTTCCTGTCCAGCGGCATCGACTCCACCGCGGTGGTGGCCCTCGCCCGCGAGTTCAACCCGAACATCCTGACCTTCACGGTCGGCTACGACGTCCCCGGCTACTCCGAGATCGACGTCGCCCAGGAGTCGGCCCGCCACCTCGACGTGACCACGATCCCGACCAAGATCGGGCCGCAGGACATGATCGAGGCGCTTCCGAAGATCGTCTGGCACCTGGACGACCCGGTCGCCGACCCGGCGCTGGTGCCGCTGTACTTCGTGGCGAAGAAGGCCGCGGAGCACGTCACCGTGGTGCTCTCCGGCGAGGGCGCGGACGAGTTCTTCGGCGGCTACACGATCTACCGGGAGCCGCTGTCGCTCAGCACGGTCAACGGGCTGCCCGGCGGCGTGCAGAAGGGGCTGCGGGCGGTGTCCAAGGCCATCCCGCAGGGCGTCAAGGGCAAGAGCTTCCTGGAGCGCGGCACCACCCCGATCGAGGAGCGGTACTACGGCAACGCGCGGATGTTCACCGAGGAGGAGAAGCAGCAGCTGCTGCGCCGGTACGACCCCTCGGTGCGCTACACCGACGTCACCGCCCCGATCTACGCCGAGTGCACGGAGCTCGACGACGTCACCAAGATGCAGTACGTCGACCTCTACACCTGGCTGCGCGGCGACATCCTGGTCAAGGCCGACCGGATCTCGATGGCGCACTCGCTGGAGGTGCGGGTGCCCTTCCTCGACCGCGAGGTCTTCGAGGTCGCGTCGAAGATCCCGGTCGAGCTGAAGCTCCCGCCCCGCTCCGACGCCACGAAGTACGCGATGCGCCAGGCGCTGCAGGGGGTCGTGCCGCCGGCCATCGTCAACCGGAAGAAGCTGGGCTTCCCCACGCCGACCCGGGTCTGGCTGCGCGGCGAGATGTACGAGTGGGCCCGGCACGTGCTGGCCACCTCCGGCGCGGGCGACCTGCTGGACCTGTCGTACGCGCTGCGCCTGCTCGAGGAGCACAAGCGGGAGGAGGCGGACCACTCCCGCAAGGTGTGGACGGTGCTCATCTTCTGCATCTGGCACGCGATCTTCGTCGCGAAGACCCTCGACCCGGGCATCCAGCGCAACCAGTCCGCCCTGCTCACCAAGCCCGTGGTGGGCAGCATGGTCCGCTGA
- a CDS encoding cellulose binding domain-containing protein produces MSGLRRAPRSSRATAAIVSSPWILVAAGVVVMIVLLVIALGAYRSRSGADTAPAPPAPPLLLPEAPPPSSSAAPSPTGAVQPGLSPRTSVQPTTGVARPPHPTPGVTSRAAHPTSPPPPAGTTGRYRVVNSFDGGFIGEILVRNGSAERRGWTVRLTYAGGRFVTAWVEGTEQGKATPTEGGFTYRSGVDVAPGGSATLRFHMERTESRPTGCTVDGVPCVLG; encoded by the coding sequence ATGTCCGGCCTGCGTCGTGCCCCGCGGTCGTCCCGCGCCACCGCCGCCATCGTGTCCTCTCCGTGGATCCTGGTGGCCGCCGGGGTGGTCGTCATGATCGTGCTGCTGGTCATCGCGCTCGGCGCGTACCGAAGCCGCAGCGGCGCCGACACGGCACCGGCCCCGCCCGCGCCGCCGCTGCTCCTGCCGGAGGCGCCGCCGCCGTCGTCGTCGGCCGCCCCGTCTCCGACCGGGGCGGTCCAGCCCGGGCTGTCCCCGCGCACGTCGGTCCAGCCCACCACGGGCGTCGCGAGGCCCCCGCACCCCACGCCGGGTGTCACCAGCCGCGCCGCCCACCCCACGTCGCCACCGCCGCCGGCCGGGACGACCGGCCGCTACCGGGTGGTGAACTCCTTCGACGGCGGGTTCATCGGCGAGATCCTGGTACGCAACGGGTCGGCGGAGCGGCGCGGCTGGACCGTGCGGCTGACGTACGCCGGCGGGCGGTTCGTGACCGCCTGGGTCGAGGGCACCGAGCAGGGCAAGGCGACCCCCACCGAGGGTGGCTTCACCTACCGCAGCGGCGTCGACGTGGCTCCGGGCGGCAGTGCCACGCTGCGCTTCCACATGGAACGGACGGAATCCCGCCCGACCGGCTGCACGGTCGACGGCGTGCCCTGCGTCCTCGGCTGA
- a CDS encoding aminopeptidase P family protein: protein MTEERTDTRPADGTESHDPDFPEAFLAFMRQGWRDTTLPVGPRPEVPNYAKRRAALSAAFPGETLVIPTGGEKVRANDTDHRFRPGSDFVYLTGDHDPDSVLVLRPNGSGHDATLYMRPRSSRLTDEFFRSRHGELWVGRRHTLAEKSAELGLPTADLTELDGVLADLAPARTRVLRGFDSGVDAAVRPYDGPREEGQPARDRELAITVAELKLVKDEWEIAQLQDAIDATVRGFEDVARALPADRAVSERLLEGIFALRARHDGNDVGYGSIVGAGEHATILHWVHNHGATRPGELLLMDMGVENRHLYTADVTRVLPVDGRFTALQRQVYDIVYASQQAGIDVIKPGVKFKDVHLTCMRVLAEGLADLGLLPVSVDEAMDEKSTVYRRWTLHGFGHMLGIDVHDCSNARKEMYRDGTLGEGYVLTVEPGLYFQPEDELVPEELRGIGVRIEDDVLVTATGAVNLSAGLPRTADDVERWLAEQREAGPRLPG from the coding sequence ATGACCGAGGAGCGCACCGACACCAGACCCGCGGACGGCACCGAGTCGCACGACCCGGACTTCCCGGAGGCGTTCCTGGCGTTCATGCGGCAGGGCTGGCGGGACACCACGCTGCCGGTCGGTCCGCGCCCCGAGGTGCCGAACTACGCCAAGCGCCGCGCCGCGCTCTCCGCGGCCTTCCCGGGCGAGACCCTGGTGATCCCGACCGGCGGCGAGAAGGTACGCGCCAACGACACCGACCACCGGTTCCGGCCGGGCAGCGACTTCGTGTACCTGACCGGCGACCACGACCCGGACAGCGTGCTCGTGCTGCGGCCGAACGGCTCGGGCCACGACGCCACGCTGTACATGCGGCCCCGGTCGTCGCGGCTGACCGACGAGTTCTTCCGCAGCCGGCACGGCGAGCTGTGGGTCGGCCGGCGGCACACCCTGGCCGAGAAGTCGGCCGAGCTGGGCCTGCCCACCGCGGACCTCACCGAGCTGGACGGGGTGCTGGCCGACCTGGCGCCGGCCCGCACGCGGGTGCTCCGCGGCTTCGACTCCGGCGTCGACGCGGCCGTGCGCCCGTACGACGGCCCGCGCGAGGAGGGCCAGCCGGCCCGCGACCGGGAGCTGGCGATCACCGTCGCGGAGCTGAAGCTGGTCAAGGACGAGTGGGAGATCGCCCAGCTCCAGGACGCGATCGACGCCACGGTCCGCGGCTTCGAGGACGTCGCCCGGGCGCTGCCGGCCGACCGGGCCGTGTCCGAGCGGCTGCTGGAGGGGATCTTCGCCCTGCGGGCCCGGCACGACGGCAACGACGTCGGCTACGGCTCGATCGTCGGCGCCGGCGAGCACGCCACGATCCTGCACTGGGTGCACAACCACGGCGCCACCCGCCCGGGTGAGCTGCTGCTGATGGACATGGGCGTCGAGAACCGCCACCTCTACACCGCCGACGTGACCCGCGTGCTGCCGGTGGACGGCCGGTTCACCGCGCTCCAGCGGCAGGTCTACGACATCGTGTACGCGTCCCAGCAGGCCGGCATCGACGTCATCAAGCCCGGCGTGAAGTTCAAGGACGTGCACCTGACCTGCATGCGGGTGCTCGCCGAGGGGCTGGCCGACCTGGGGCTGCTGCCGGTGAGCGTGGACGAGGCGATGGACGAGAAGTCGACGGTCTACCGCCGCTGGACGCTGCACGGATTCGGGCACATGCTCGGCATCGACGTGCACGACTGCTCGAACGCCCGCAAGGAGATGTACCGCGACGGCACGCTCGGCGAGGGCTACGTGCTCACCGTGGAGCCGGGTCTGTACTTCCAGCCCGAGGACGAGCTGGTCCCCGAGGAGCTGCGCGGCATCGGCGTCCGGATCGAGGACGACGTCCTGGTCACCGCGACCGGCGCGGTGAACCTGTCCGCCGGTCTGCCCCGGACCGCCGACGACGTGGAGCGGTGGCTGGCAGAGCAGCGGGAGGCGGGTCCGCGCCTGCCGGGCTGA
- the pulA gene encoding pullulanase-type alpha-1,6-glucosidase, with product MKPPPIPRKALLALVSLLTLTLVGAPVAVHQLGADASGRGAGAPVDPLAAAGAAQWGTEPSAAALLAAGDREARAEQFYFVLPDRFANGDPRNDRGGLTGDRLKTGHDPADKGFYHGGDLKGVMDRLDYIQGLGTTAIWLAPVFKNRPVQGEGKDASAGYHGYWITDFTQVDPHFGSNDDLKRLVRLAHGRGMKVYLDIIVNHTADVIRYAEDKYAYVDKKTSPYRDAQGRPFEDRHYADGTRDFPEVNTKSFPYTPAFETPADAKVKVPAWLNDPTMYHNRGDSTFVGENSEYGDFVGLDDLWTERPEVVRGMTKIYSDWVRTTGVDGYRIDTVKHSNLEFWPQFSQGVEQAADRAGKQDFFMFGEVYSADPEITSTYVRRGGLPATLDFPFQDAAKGFVSGAGSAKALADVYARDDLYHARDTDANRLTTFLGNHDMGRIGAFIAGGGTDAATHLRRDQLAHELMFLTRGQPVIYSGDEQGFTGAGGDKDARQDMFASKTADYLDDDLLGTDRTHAADQFDPAHPIYRTIAELGRLRQEHPALRDGVQVTRHAADGPGVFAASRVDRKQRTEYVVAVNNATTPQTVTVDTWSAGATFGGVYGTTTAPVAGGDGKLTITVPALSAVVHRAGTPIALPSAAPTVSITAPEADTPVPTRAAVTAQVAGDPLATVTVAARVAGGKWTLLGSADRAPYTVHHDLAGLAGGTKIEYKAVVRDGKGRTATARTTAVVGTPTQAAARDWLVVHYQRPAGGYDDWGLYAWGDIDPAYLTEWPKGQPFAGADSYGRFAWVKLKPGAKSVGFLVVDRNGTKDVEQDRTVDVTKTGEVWLKAGDPTIHPTRQAATGEPDPVVEEGTAVLHYRRADGNYDGWGLHLWDGAASPTDWANPMPPTRVDSFGAEFRVPLAAGATGLSYIIHKGDEKDLPEDQRLDFASAGREVWLLAGTRGRLLPAATTGTAKDIDLTKQKAHWIDRATLAWPTGPTDGKTYALVAAATGGVTVADGELAGTYTTIPLRAQRNGLTEAQGDRFPHLWAYQTFTLDRRDLAKVPAALRGQLVLTERDAEGALLAATGVQIPGVLDDVYSRSTGARLGPTFTGGVPTLALWAPTARTVSLQLFDAPTAQPRTLAMRRDDRTGVWSVRGSRSWAGKYYRYQVEAWQPAAQKVVTASVTDPYSLALAPNSTHSQIVDLADPRLAPAGWAGLRKPAAVPSTKVQISELSVRDFSIADSTVPAERRGTFLAFTDPATAGMKHLTALGDAGVTHLHLLPAFDFATIPERRADQKQPPCDLAKLPPDSDEQQKCIAAVADTDGYNWGYDPLHYTVPEGGYAVDPAGAARTTEFRQMVAGVNAAGLRVVMDVVYNHTSAAGTDPKSVLDQIVPGYYHRLLEDGTVANSTCCANTAPEHAMMGKLVVDSVVTWAKAYKVDGFRFDLMGHHPKANMLAVRAALDELTVARDGVDGRKILLYGEGWNFGEVANDVRFVQATQVNMAGTGIGTFNDRLRDAVRGGGPFDANPRQQGFASGLFTDPNGDPVNGSAADQRARLLHQHDLIKVGLAGNLRGYRFTDSAGRQVTGAQVDYNGSPAGYTAAPGEAVTYVDAHDNEILYDALAYKLPQDTAAVDRARMQVLALSTVVMGQGTGFVTTGTERLRSKSLDRNSYNSGDWFNQIRWDCGQGNGFGAGLPPEQDNKDKWPYAKPLLADPKLVPDCAAIDLTDARYAELLAIRASSPVFGLATAEQVQKRVAFPLSGTAETPGVLTMTLDGRGLDGRWKSVTVVFNATTETATQQVTGLRGADVALHPVLRTSADEALRTASFDRSSGTFTVPARSVAVFVQR from the coding sequence ATGAAACCCCCGCCGATACCGCGCAAGGCTCTGCTCGCCCTCGTCTCCCTCCTGACCCTCACCCTCGTCGGCGCTCCGGTCGCCGTACACCAGCTCGGCGCCGACGCCAGCGGTCGCGGCGCGGGCGCACCCGTCGATCCGCTCGCCGCCGCCGGTGCGGCCCAGTGGGGCACCGAGCCCTCCGCCGCGGCCCTGCTCGCCGCCGGTGACCGCGAGGCCCGCGCCGAGCAGTTCTACTTCGTCCTGCCGGACCGCTTCGCCAACGGCGACCCGCGCAACGACCGGGGCGGCCTCACCGGCGACCGGCTGAAGACCGGGCACGACCCGGCGGACAAGGGCTTCTACCACGGCGGCGACCTCAAGGGCGTCATGGACCGGCTGGACTACATCCAGGGGCTCGGCACGACCGCCATCTGGCTGGCGCCGGTGTTCAAGAACCGCCCCGTGCAGGGCGAGGGGAAGGACGCCTCTGCCGGCTACCACGGCTACTGGATCACCGACTTCACCCAGGTCGACCCGCACTTCGGCAGCAACGACGACCTGAAGCGGCTGGTCCGGCTCGCGCACGGGCGCGGCATGAAGGTCTACCTGGACATCATCGTCAACCACACCGCGGACGTCATCCGGTACGCCGAGGACAAGTACGCCTACGTCGACAAGAAGACGTCCCCGTACCGGGACGCGCAGGGCCGGCCCTTCGAGGACCGCCACTACGCCGACGGCACCCGCGACTTCCCCGAGGTGAACACGAAGTCCTTCCCGTACACGCCGGCCTTCGAGACCCCGGCCGACGCGAAGGTCAAGGTCCCGGCGTGGCTGAACGACCCGACCATGTACCACAACCGGGGCGACTCGACCTTCGTCGGGGAGAACAGCGAGTACGGCGACTTCGTCGGCCTCGACGACCTGTGGACCGAGCGCCCCGAGGTCGTGCGCGGCATGACGAAGATCTACTCCGACTGGGTGCGCACCACCGGTGTCGACGGCTACCGGATCGACACCGTCAAGCACTCGAACCTGGAGTTCTGGCCCCAGTTCAGCCAGGGCGTCGAGCAGGCCGCGGACCGGGCGGGCAAGCAGGACTTCTTCATGTTCGGCGAGGTCTACAGCGCCGACCCGGAGATCACCTCGACGTACGTGCGCCGGGGCGGCCTGCCCGCCACCCTCGACTTCCCCTTCCAGGACGCCGCGAAGGGCTTCGTCTCGGGCGCCGGCTCCGCCAAGGCCCTCGCCGACGTGTACGCCCGCGACGACCTCTACCACGCGCGGGACACCGACGCGAACCGGCTCACCACCTTCCTCGGCAACCACGACATGGGCCGCATCGGCGCGTTCATCGCGGGCGGCGGCACGGACGCCGCCACCCACCTGCGCCGCGACCAGCTCGCCCACGAGCTGATGTTCCTCACCCGCGGTCAGCCGGTGATCTACTCCGGCGACGAGCAGGGCTTCACCGGCGCCGGCGGCGACAAGGACGCCCGGCAGGACATGTTCGCCTCGAAGACCGCCGACTACCTCGACGACGACCTGCTCGGCACCGACCGCACCCACGCCGCCGACCAGTTCGACCCGGCGCATCCGATCTACCGGACGATCGCCGAGCTGGGCCGGCTGCGCCAGGAGCACCCGGCGCTGCGCGACGGCGTCCAGGTCACCCGGCACGCCGCCGACGGGCCGGGCGTCTTCGCGGCCTCCCGCGTCGACCGGAAGCAGCGGACCGAGTACGTCGTCGCGGTGAACAACGCGACCACCCCGCAGACTGTCACCGTGGACACCTGGTCGGCCGGCGCCACCTTCGGCGGCGTCTACGGCACCACCACCGCACCGGTGGCCGGCGGGGACGGCAAGCTCACCATCACCGTGCCGGCGCTGTCGGCCGTCGTGCACCGGGCCGGCACGCCGATCGCGCTCCCGTCGGCGGCGCCCACCGTCAGCATCACCGCGCCCGAGGCGGACACGCCGGTCCCCACCCGGGCCGCGGTCACCGCCCAGGTGGCCGGCGACCCGCTGGCCACCGTCACGGTGGCGGCCCGCGTCGCCGGCGGCAAGTGGACACTGCTCGGGTCGGCGGACCGCGCCCCGTACACCGTGCACCACGACCTGGCCGGCCTGGCCGGCGGGACGAAGATCGAGTACAAGGCCGTGGTCCGGGACGGGAAGGGGCGAACCGCCACCGCCCGCACCACCGCCGTCGTCGGCACGCCCACGCAGGCCGCCGCCCGCGACTGGCTGGTGGTGCACTACCAGCGACCGGCCGGCGGGTACGACGACTGGGGCCTCTACGCCTGGGGCGACATCGACCCCGCGTACCTGACCGAGTGGCCCAAGGGGCAGCCGTTCGCCGGTGCGGACTCCTACGGTCGGTTCGCCTGGGTGAAACTCAAGCCCGGCGCGAAGTCGGTGGGTTTCCTCGTGGTCGACAGGAACGGCACCAAGGACGTCGAGCAGGACCGCACGGTCGACGTGACGAAGACCGGCGAGGTCTGGCTGAAGGCCGGCGACCCGACGATCCACCCCACCCGGCAGGCGGCCACCGGTGAGCCGGACCCGGTCGTCGAGGAGGGCACGGCCGTCCTCCACTACCGGCGGGCCGACGGCAACTACGACGGCTGGGGCCTGCACCTGTGGGACGGCGCGGCCAGCCCGACCGACTGGGCGAACCCGATGCCGCCGACCCGCGTCGACTCGTTCGGGGCCGAGTTCCGGGTGCCGCTCGCGGCCGGGGCCACCGGGCTGAGCTACATCATCCACAAGGGAGACGAGAAGGACCTGCCCGAGGACCAGCGCCTGGACTTCGCCAGCGCGGGACGCGAGGTGTGGCTGCTCGCCGGCACGCGTGGCCGGCTGCTGCCGGCCGCCACCACCGGCACCGCGAAGGACATCGACCTGACCAAGCAGAAGGCGCACTGGATCGACCGCGCCACCCTCGCCTGGCCGACCGGCCCCACCGACGGCAAGACGTACGCCCTGGTGGCCGCGGCAACCGGCGGGGTGACCGTCGCCGACGGCGAGCTGGCCGGGACGTACACGACGATCCCGCTACGGGCACAGCGCAACGGGCTGACCGAGGCGCAGGGGGACCGGTTCCCGCACCTGTGGGCGTACCAGACGTTCACGCTGGACCGGCGGGACCTGGCCAAGGTGCCGGCGGCGCTACGCGGGCAGCTCGTGCTGACCGAACGGGACGCCGAGGGCGCGCTGCTCGCCGCCACCGGCGTGCAGATCCCGGGTGTGCTCGACGACGTCTACTCCCGGTCGACCGGGGCGCGTCTCGGCCCGACCTTCACCGGCGGCGTCCCGACGCTCGCACTGTGGGCGCCGACCGCCCGGACGGTGTCGTTGCAGCTGTTCGACGCGCCGACGGCGCAGCCGCGTACCCTCGCGATGCGCCGGGACGACCGGACCGGCGTGTGGTCGGTGCGCGGGTCCCGCTCGTGGGCCGGGAAGTACTACCGCTACCAGGTGGAGGCGTGGCAGCCGGCGGCGCAGAAGGTGGTCACCGCGTCGGTGACCGATCCGTACTCGCTGGCGCTCGCACCGAACTCCACGCACAGCCAGATCGTCGACCTGGCCGACCCGCGGCTCGCGCCGGCGGGCTGGGCCGGCCTGCGCAAGCCGGCGGCGGTGCCGTCGACGAAGGTGCAGATCTCCGAGCTGTCGGTACGGGACTTCTCCATCGCCGACAGCACCGTCCCGGCCGAGCGTCGCGGCACCTTCCTCGCCTTCACCGACCCGGCGACCGCCGGCATGAAGCACCTGACGGCGCTCGGCGACGCCGGAGTCACCCACCTGCACCTGCTGCCGGCGTTCGACTTCGCCACGATCCCCGAGCGCCGCGCCGACCAGAAACAGCCGCCCTGCGACCTGGCGAAGCTGCCGCCGGACTCGGACGAGCAGCAGAAGTGCATCGCCGCGGTGGCCGACACCGACGGCTACAACTGGGGGTACGACCCGCTGCACTACACCGTGCCCGAGGGTGGCTACGCCGTCGACCCGGCCGGCGCGGCGCGCACCACCGAGTTCCGGCAGATGGTCGCCGGGGTGAACGCGGCCGGGCTGCGTGTGGTGATGGACGTGGTCTACAACCACACCTCCGCGGCGGGCACCGACCCGAAGTCGGTGCTGGACCAGATCGTGCCCGGCTACTACCACCGGCTGCTGGAGGACGGCACCGTCGCCAACTCGACCTGCTGCGCCAACACCGCCCCGGAACACGCCATGATGGGCAAGCTCGTGGTGGACTCGGTGGTCACCTGGGCGAAGGCGTACAAGGTGGACGGCTTCCGGTTCGACCTGATGGGTCACCACCCCAAGGCGAACATGCTGGCCGTGCGGGCGGCGCTGGACGAGCTGACCGTCGCGCGGGACGGCGTGGACGGGCGGAAGATCCTGCTCTACGGCGAGGGCTGGAACTTCGGCGAGGTCGCCAACGACGTCCGGTTCGTCCAGGCCACCCAGGTCAACATGGCCGGCACCGGGATCGGCACGTTCAACGACCGGCTCCGCGACGCGGTGCGCGGCGGCGGTCCGTTCGACGCCAACCCGCGCCAGCAGGGCTTCGCCTCCGGGCTGTTCACCGACCCCAACGGGGATCCGGTCAACGGGTCGGCGGCCGACCAGCGGGCCCGGCTGCTGCACCAGCACGACCTGATCAAGGTGGGCCTCGCCGGCAACCTGCGCGGCTACCGGTTCACCGACTCCGCCGGGCGACAGGTCACCGGCGCCCAGGTGGACTACAACGGGTCGCCCGCCGGGTACACCGCCGCGCCCGGGGAGGCCGTCACGTACGTCGACGCGCACGACAACGAGATCCTGTACGACGCGCTGGCGTACAAGCTGCCGCAGGACACGGCGGCGGTGGACCGCGCCCGGATGCAGGTGCTGGCGCTCAGCACCGTCGTGATGGGCCAGGGCACCGGCTTCGTCACCACCGGCACCGAGCGCCTGCGGTCGAAGTCGCTGGACCGCAACTCGTACAACTCCGGGGACTGGTTCAACCAGATCCGCTGGGACTGCGGCCAGGGCAACGGGTTCGGCGCCGGCCTCCCGCCGGAGCAGGACAACAAGGACAAGTGGCCGTACGCGAAGCCCCTGCTGGCGGACCCGAAGCTGGTGCCGGACTGCGCGGCGATCGACCTGACCGACGCCCGGTACGCGGAGCTGCTGGCGATCCGGGCGTCGTCGCCGGTCTTCGGGCTGGCCACGGCCGAGCAGGTGCAGAAGCGGGTGGCGTTCCCGCTGTCCGGCACGGCGGAGACCCCCGGTGTGCTGACCATGACGCTGGACGGTCGCGGCCTCGACGGGCGCTGGAAGTCGGTCACGGTGGTCTTCAACGCCACCACGGAGACGGCGACCCAGCAGGTCACCGGCCTGCGCGGGGCGGACGTGGCGCTGCACCCGGTGCTGCGGACCTCCGCCGACGAGGCGCTGCGGACGGCCTCGTTCGACCGGTCGAGCGGCACCTTCACGGTGCCCGCCCGCAGCGTGGCGGTCTTCGTGCAGCGCTAG
- a CDS encoding lytic polysaccharide monooxygenase — MSHRSRTAALLTAAATLLVGAVALTAGPEPAAAHGAAMTPGSRTFLCWKDGLTATGEIRPNNPACAAAVAQSGANSLYNWFSVLRSDAGGRTVGFIPDGQLCSGGNSGFRGYDLARTDWPLTHLTAGRTMEFRYSNWAHHPGTFYFYVTKDSWSPTRPLAWSDLEEQPFLTVTNPPQRGAVGTNDGHYYFTGALPANKSGRHIIYSRWVRSDSQENFFGCSDVTFDGGNGEVTGIGSGGNTPPPNPTTPPPNPTTPPPNPTTPPPHSGDCMAVYKVVNSWSGGFQGEVEIMNHTTSTWSGWTATWTWPSGQTITQVWNGTHTGSGSSVTVTNASYNGTLAPEGRTTFGFLANTTGTNTLPTVTCTGR; from the coding sequence GTGTCCCACCGTTCCCGTACGGCCGCGCTGCTCACCGCGGCCGCGACCCTCCTCGTGGGCGCCGTCGCGCTCACCGCCGGTCCCGAGCCGGCCGCCGCCCACGGTGCCGCCATGACGCCGGGCAGTCGGACCTTCCTCTGCTGGAAGGACGGCCTGACGGCCACCGGAGAGATCCGCCCGAACAACCCCGCCTGCGCCGCCGCGGTGGCCCAGAGCGGGGCGAACTCGCTCTACAACTGGTTCAGTGTGCTGCGCTCCGACGCGGGCGGCCGAACCGTCGGCTTCATCCCGGACGGCCAGCTCTGCAGCGGCGGCAACTCCGGGTTCCGCGGCTACGATCTGGCCCGCACCGACTGGCCGCTGACCCACCTGACGGCCGGCCGGACGATGGAGTTCCGCTACAGCAACTGGGCGCACCACCCGGGCACCTTCTACTTCTACGTCACCAAGGACAGCTGGAGCCCGACCCGTCCGCTGGCCTGGAGCGACCTGGAGGAGCAGCCGTTCCTCACCGTCACCAACCCGCCGCAGCGGGGCGCGGTGGGCACCAACGACGGCCACTACTACTTCACCGGCGCGCTGCCGGCCAACAAGAGCGGCCGGCACATCATCTACTCGCGGTGGGTCCGCTCGGACAGCCAGGAGAACTTCTTCGGCTGCTCGGACGTGACGTTCGACGGCGGCAACGGTGAGGTGACCGGGATCGGTTCCGGCGGCAACACCCCACCGCCGAACCCGACCACGCCGCCGCCCAACCCCACCACTCCCCCGCCGAACCCCACCACCCCGCCGCCGCACAGCGGCGACTGCATGGCGGTCTACAAGGTGGTCAACTCGTGGTCCGGCGGCTTCCAGGGCGAGGTCGAGATCATGAACCACACCACCTCGACCTGGTCGGGGTGGACGGCCACCTGGACCTGGCCCAGCGGGCAGACGATCACCCAGGTCTGGAACGGGACGCACACCGGTTCCGGGTCGTCGGTGACCGTGACCAACGCGTCGTACAACGGCACGCTGGCACCCGAGGGAAGAACCACGTTCGGCTTCCTCGCCAACACCACGGGCACCAACACCCTCCCGACGGTCACCTGCACCGGTCGCTGA